One window from the genome of Cryptomeria japonica chromosome 6, Sugi_1.0, whole genome shotgun sequence encodes:
- the LOC131036274 gene encoding DNA (cytosine-5)-methyltransferase DRM2-like — protein sequence MGYAGEEVSLAVKRYGVDIPIDILIDSIDVVRHSEATSDGEMGDPYNSLTFKKKGLNESLKNTWQIKFPKRKHIDLEEDCYETNRRVKLKGSMSSGLVGFGVPGHHVDRCRKLKDFSQGLPYFYFENVYITPKGVWEEISRFFHNIEPEFMDSKFFSVSSRKRGYVHNLPIDNRVQLYPLPSMTIKEAFPEKQKFWPSWDERTKLNCINIVAASAPLCLRLRDIVNLCNGQPTPEERDMVLLQCKKWNLVWANPDQLAPLEPHDMELVLGYDKDHTRVCGRMERIRSLGNAFQVETVGYHLSVLKPLYPKGIKVLFLFSGIGGAEVALHHLGIPLNYVVSAEICKVNRLILRSWWEKTHQKGKLIEVGDVKNLTKERLDQMINSIGGFDLIIGGSPCNNLIGSNRCTRHGLAGEQSSLFYEFPRIVKYVRGAMRLKLT from the coding sequence ATGGGGTATGCTGGAGAGGAAGTGTCTTTGGCTGTTAAAAGATATGGTGTAGATATTCCAATTGATATCTTGATTGATTCAATTGATGTTGTTAGGCATAGTGAGGCTACAAGTGATGGAGAGATGGGAGATCCATATAATAGCCTTACTTTCAAGAAGAAGGGATTGAATGAAAGCTTAAAGAATACGTGGCAAatcaaatttcctaaaagaaagcataTAGATTTGGAAGAAGATTGCTATGAAACCAATCGGAGGGTAAAGCTCAAAGGAAGTATGTCTTCCGGATTGGTTGGATTTGGGGTTCCCGGTCACCACGTGGATAGATGCCGGAAGCTAAAAGATTTTTCGCAAGGCCTGCCCTATTTCTACTTTGAGAACGTTTACATTACACCGAAGGGTGTCTGGGAAGAAATCTCTAGATTTTTCCACAATATTGAACCCGAATTTATGGATTCGAAGTTCTTTTCAGTTTCTAGTAGAAAGCGTGGGTACGTGCACAACCTGCCTATCGACAACCGCGTTCAGCTTTATCCACTACCATCGATGACAATCAAAGAGGCGTTTCCTGAAAAACAAAAGTTTTGGCCATCATGGGATGAGAGAACTAAACTTAACTGCATAAATATAGTGGCAGCAAGTGCTCCGTTATGTCTTAGACTTAGGGATATTGTCAACCTTTGTAATGGACAACCCACCCCTGAAGAGCGGGATATGGTACTTTTACAATGTAAAAAGTGGAACTTGGTATgggccaatccagatcagctggcTCCGCTGGAACCTCATGACATGGAGCTTGTGTTAGGATATGATAAGGACCACACACGTGTCTGTGGTAGGATGGAGCGTATACGATCCCTTGGAAATGCTTTTCAGGTAGAAACTGTAGGATACCATCTTTCTGTTTTGAAGCCTCTTTATCCAAAGGGGATCAAGGTCCTTTTTCTCTTCTCTGGAATTGGGGGTGCAGAAGTTGCTTTGCATCATTTGGGTATACCACTCAATTATGTTGTATCTGCAGAAATTTGCAAAGTAAACAGGCTTATCCTCAGAAGCTGGTGGGAAAAAACACATCAAAAGGGTAAATTGATTGAGGTGGGGGATGTGAAGAATCTGACAAAAGAAAGACTTGATCAAATGATTAATTCAATTGGAGGTTTTGATCTCATAATAGGGGGAAGCCCCTGTAATAATCTGATAGGCAGCAATAGGTGCACAAGGCATGGGCTAGCTGGAGAGcaatcttctcttttctatgaatttCCAAGGATTGTGAAGTACGTAAGGGGTGCAATGCGTTTGAAGCTGACTTGA